In Silene latifolia isolate original U9 population chromosome 3, ASM4854445v1, whole genome shotgun sequence, a single window of DNA contains:
- the LOC141648740 gene encoding uncharacterized protein LOC141648740 codes for MHNTRISNLNLEPFDPEIDYTLFRLRKNKRGAIVAVPEGSEFDDLHSDSEYSEISEQPEPLNMARETRTLRELTALNLNVQPLCITFPALDDGVTFELKSGLIHQLPSLSGMSIEDPNKHLSDFHIVCTGMKPPAITDEQLKLRAFPFTLKDNARDWLNYLPPGSITTWVGISQLKRAISNVKQQDGKTMYEYLEKFKKLCASCPYHSYSDQDDLIMYFCGGLNQDDRRMIHSACGGNIANKNPDEAWEVISELAETSRQFERKPSRRGVNAMGVNPGLEEKVDNIVSTLPDMLSGRQMATVFGICATEGHPNDLCPYLRESGQEEVNGVWESTINTRKWNPYSKTYNKGWKAHPNFRWGNSQAGPSSGPPRGQFLQRPQGQQFNQQVPQQAAEQAPPSSSMSTEYMIRALTLSVTQDRADNKQNFKSLENQVSKLATAINRLEARDSNALPFQTVVNPRENVSDISLRNGRQLVEIEKPKAKPKVVTIHEKEEEIVIEEDEKASNVKEKEQIPSSIPKEEPEVPFPDALKRIHHFEHDKDIYEVVSVVVIGDLKFEKAMLDLGASINVIPFAIYETLKLGPLKDTSVVVQLADRSSVYPKGIVENVMVGVGKLAFPADFYVMDMKNEAGAIPVLLGRPFLRTAGTKIDVPKGSLTMEFDGTGSPHKEQRCVILWDCRDDAEAFRGKNEAWFDKLIRRKGSGKGLQTIHIKSHHHSSSCKPVGKLRGVLCSYSLDKGSVGVAVVLLKLPVLWSCCCFVVVVVIGYCCVVVR; via the exons ATGCATAATACTCGTATTTCTAACCTGAATCTCGAGCCTTTCGATCCAGAGATTGACTATACTCTTTTCAGGTTACGAAAGAACAAACGAGGTGCAATAGTGGCTGTTCCCGAAGGCAGTGAGTTCGACGATCTACATTCAGACTCTGAATATTCTGAAATTTCTGAACAACCCGAACCTTTGAATATGGCTAGAGAGACCCGCACTCTAAGGGAGCTCACAGCTCTAAATCTTAACGTTCAACCATTGTGCATCACTTTTCCAGCATTGGATGATGGAGTTACTTTTGAACTGAAATCTGGTTTGATACATCAATTACCAAGTTTGAGTGGTATGAGCATTGAGGATCCGAATAAGCATCTTTCAGACTTTCATATTGTGTGCACTGGTATGAAGCCACCTGCTATTACTGACGAGCAGTTGAAATTGAGAGCATTTCCTTTCACCTTGAAGGACAATGCGAGAGACTGGTTAAACTATCTCCCACCGGGAAGTATCACTACTTGGGTAGGTATTTCTCAGCTGAAAAGAGCCATCAGTAATGTTAAACAGCAAGACGGGAAAACTATGTATGAGTATCTTGAGAAATTTAAGAAGCTCTGTGCTAGTTGCCCTTACCATAGTTACTCTGATCAggat GATCTCATTATGTATTTTTGTGGTGGACTGAATCAAGATGACCGTCGCATGATTCACTCTGCTTGTGGAGGAAATATAGCCAACAAAAATCCAGATGAGGCTTGGGAGGTTATTTCAGAGCTAGCTGAGACCTCTAGACAATTTGAGAGGAAACCATCACGAAGAGGAGTAAATGCTATGGGTGTTAATCCTGGTTTAGAGGAAAAGGTTGATAATATTGTTTCCACTCTCCCTGACATGTTATCTGGGAGACAAATGGCTACTGTTTTTGGCATATGCGCTACTGAGGGTCACCCTAATGATTTGTGTCCTTACTTACGAGAAAGTGGCCAAGAAGAGGTGAATGGTGTTTGGGAGAGTACTATAAATACCAGGAAATGGAATCCATATTCCAAGACCTATAATAAAGGATGGAAGGCTCACCCTAACTTTCGTTGGGGAAATTCTCAAGCCGGTCCATCGTCTGGCCCTCCTAGAGGTCAGTTTCTCCAAAGACCACAAGGACAACAATTTAATCAACAAGTGCCTCAACAAGCAGCTGAGCAAGCACCACCGAGCTCATCAATGTCCACGGAGTATATGATTCGGGCTCTTACTCTCAGTGTTACTCAAGATAGAGCAGATAATAAGCAAAATTTTAAGAGTCTTGAAAATCAGGTTAGTAAGCTGGCTACTGCAATTAATCGGTTGGAGGCTAGAGATTCTAATGCACTACCATTTCAAACGGTGGTGAATCCCAGGGAGAATGTGAGTGACATATCATTAAGGAATGGTAGGCAATTGGTCGAGATTGAAAAGCCAAAAGCTAAGCCTAAGGTGGTGACCATTCATGAAAAAGAGGAAGAGATAGTGATCGAGGAAGATGAAAAAGCTTCTaatgtcaaggagaaggagcagATTCCCTCTTCTATACCGAAGGAGGAACCGGAGGTACCTTTTCCCGATGCATTGAAGAGAATCCATCACTTTGAGCATGACAAAGACATTTATGAG gttgtatctgtagtagtgataggAGACCttaagtttgagaaggccatgttAGATTTAGGGGCGTCTATTAATGTCATCCCTTTTGCTATTTATGAGACTCTGAAACTTGGACCTTTAAAAGACACTAGTGTTGTAGTTCAGTTGGCTGATAGGTCTAGTGTCTATCCTAAGGGGATTGTGGAGAATGTCATGGTAGGGGTTGGTAAGTTGGCCTTTCCGGCTGACTTTTATGTTATGGATATGAAAAATGAGGCAGGTGCTATACCAGTTTTATTAGGGAGGCCATTCTTGAGGACCGCGGGGACTAAGATAGATGTCCCTAAAGGTTCTCTTACCATGGAATTTGATGGGACG GGATCCCCTCATAAGGAACAAAGGTGTGTTATCTTATGGGATTGTCGGGACGATGCAGAGGCATTTAGAGGTAAAAATGAGGCTTGGTTTGATAAGTTAATTCGCCGGAAGGGCTCCGGGAAAGGTTTGCAAACTATCCATATAAAATCTCATCATCATTCTTCCTCTTGCAAACCTGTTGGTAAGTTAAG AGGAGTCTTGTGTAGTTATTCTTTGGATAAAGGGAGTGTTGGAGTTGCTGTGGTGTTGTTGAAATTGCCGGTGTTGTGGAGTTGCtgctgttttgttgttgttgttgttattggttATTGCTGTGTTGTTGTTAGATGA
- the LOC141645961 gene encoding ribosome-inactivating protein saporin-7-like gives MKSWLIVIITWTILQSSALIANAFALDLEIPTKAKYSTFLTSIRNNVRNLSLNYGATGIPVIEAPTNTYLRINLTLSAGTVSLGLKRSDLYVVALLTKNDKNVFQAYYFKGQITSAQLDNLFGEAKGEKNQKVITEYAENYASLEKAAGKTTRKQAGLGIGKLTTYLNEVNGKARSIPAEAKFMMVAIQMVSEAARFKYIEQMVLNNFPKGFNPDDKVLILERNWDRISEAIKGSKNGVFSPSLVFKSPEVTTSWTVSKATELNMGLLKYLGNALLGSFSSSEDNYAEV, from the coding sequence ATGAAATCTTGGCTAATCGTCATAATAACATGGACTATCCTTCAATCATCGGCTTTGATAGCAAATGCATTTGCATTGGACCTCGAAATTCCCACCAAAGCTAAATACTCGACTTTTCTCACTAGTATTCGAAACAACGTGAGGAACCTGAGTCTCAACTACGGTGCGACCGGTATACCTGTAATAGAAGCACCCACAAACACATATCTTAGAATCAATCTCACACTTTCTGCAGGAACTGTATCCCTTGGACTTAAACGTAGCGACTTGTATGTGGTTGCGCTACTGACTAAGAACGATAAAAATGTATTTCAGGCATATTACTTTAAAGGCCAAATTACTTCGGCTCAATTAGACAACCTTTTCGGAGAGGCAAAGGGTGAAAAAAATCAGAAAGTAATAACAGAGTACGCGGAAAATTATGCCTCACTTGAAAAGGCGGCAGgcaaaacaactagaaaacaagcTGGgttagggattggaaaacttaCTACTTACCTTAATGAGGTAAATGGGAAGGCGCGTAGCATACCAGCTGAAGCTAAGTTTATGATGGTTGCTATTCAAATGGTATCTGAGGCAGCGCGATTCAAGTATATCGAGCAGATGGTACTGAATAATTTTCCAAAAGGGTTTAATCCTGATGATAAGGTTCTTATATTGGAGAGGAACTGGGACAGGATTTCCGAAGCAATTAAAGGTTCTAAGAATGGAGTGTTCTCGCCATCGCTTGTGTTCAAGTCTCCAGAGGTAACAACCTCTTGGACAGTGAGCAAAGCGACAGAACTGAATATGGGACTCCTCAAGTATCTCGGAAATGCTCTTTTGGGGTCGTTTTCATCTTCAGAGGATAATTATGCTGAAGTTTGA